The genomic window aatataggGTTGTCGGAAaactcttttcgtatttctaatcaaacttcaacttattttcttatatttataatggactttaatgaaccaaatatgtaccgtcttggtcgactactttttgccattttccgtTAGAgacagtgtaaaacttttctggtttctcgacgAAAACCGTGACAAGTAATTTTAACAGACTACTTTTGaaaccaactttactccattaacggagttctgcattgaccgaaacaaatggtacgAGTAGTCttatggtgcaaggtcagggctatatggtggatgcatcaaaacttcccagccaaattctcccagtttttgccaagtcctcaaagatgtgtgtggtctagcgttgtcctgatggaagacgaagccttttctgttgataagttctggccgtttttttcgattgcttgcttcaatacCAACAGTTGTTgacattaaaatgtaaaatcaatccttcgaccaggctggagcagctcatcatggatgattcctttccaatcccaccaaacacttcACATAACcattcgaggcgtcaatcctagTTTTGCGACCATttattgagcttcaccacgcatGGACTATCTTTTTCGCACTTTATTGTCGtttttgatccatttttcgtctcctgttaccattcccttcagaaatggttcgatatCATcttgtttcagcaaagaatcgctgATGTTAATTCggcccattaaatttttcacagacaattaatgtggtacccaaacgtcgagcttctttttgtagccagccttttttaaatggttcaaaaccgtttgatgatgaatgttaagttccctactctttcaacgataggtcgacccgAGCGAGgtacatctttcacatcgaaatttccaaaacggaagcgagcgaaccattgttgtgttacacgaactgatacagcatcgtctccgtaatcttcacaaatttcattggtggcttgcgtgacatTCTTCCCATTTTTTAGTCAAAAACTTCAGAATACAGCGAAATGTCGTTATCTGACGAATGGGGGTCCTAAAAATTTCCAATTACTTCCGTTAGagttaataaaagtattttatatgCCAAAAATAAATTCGCTTCAAGTTTTGGTATTTTGCTTTCCCTGAAGAGGAAAAAACACTTCTTTAGGTCTTACATTTTACTTTGAACGCCCTATAATCACGTGAAAGTTTAGACGACAGTATCATCAAATCAATACCATCGGCtataatggaaaaattttaagtcTTAAGTAATGTAAACGCTGTATAACTTAGCCAAATTTTAAGGTTAggtttcaacaattttttcaaatttaaaaatctccCAAAGCGCTGATTTGTTTAGTAAGTTTGAATCACGCAAAGCTTGCTCATTCGCTCATTGCTGCCTCACCGACCACTGAAAAGTATATTAACAAGTATATGTGATTTTAATTCTTGTTTGAATTTTGGGATTACAAAAGTGAGGTTTGTTTCCACTTATGAGCTTAATAGCGATTATGAGCTTATTATAGCGATAATCCCGTCAAATGTGATGGAgagatttaataaaatagttCAATAATTAAGATATTTATAGTTTCAAGAACTGCATTATATTAACGACAACAATAACGACTTACCTAATAGCTTACTAATCAAGCAGGTTAATGAACCTTCAAAACTTACCACTCAAACAATTGACTTATCTGCGCTCACTTGAACAGCCTTGAACCTATAGGTGCTATAATATAGACATATCGGTGTATGAATGCAGAAAATAGCGAACGAATTATAAACAATCGCTAATTATCTAAGTAAAAGCTCActagttttgcttttgttgttgcattttacaTTTGGCGTTCGGGTTCATTGACTTGCTGTAGTGATCGTTAgttagaaaaaagtttttgattttgCTATTTAACCGAGTGCAATACCGCGCAGCAGCAAAAAACCGAAGCGGCTTAAAAGCACTCAGCCGAGTGCAACCGTCAGCTACCCCAAACAACGGGGGAGgcgccaacaacaactataacaacAGTGATATTTGCACAGTAAAAACGATTTCCGCCGCCAAAAGCACGTGAATGTCACCGTTATGACAGAGAGCAGAGAGCAACGGAGCAAATAGCCGGCGTACACTTGAATCGCTGTAGAACGTAGAGCGCGCGCCCACAAGTGCTCACTCACTACTATAAAAGCTTGCGGACGGCTAGTTGGTGGAATCAGTCGGTCAATTGGACACAGACGACGCGGAAGAGCAATAAGCGTATGAGGGCGCGGccaatatcaaaacaaaaattcaaaactaacTTAACTTACATAAGCGCGTAGTGAAAGAGTGCGCGTGAAATTACaagtttgtgtttgtgttgcgTTATTTGTTTTcgtaatttatttgtaaacacTTCAACCATGTTGGAGAGCAGACCAAAGCAAAATATTGCGGTAAAAAGTGTGCCCGCCGACGCCGCGTCACTGGAACAGCAAAGTGACTCACTTTCACCACAAGTTTTGGACGCTTACCGTGAGTTAGCCAATCGCAATGCCATCGACGATTTCGAATTGTCTGTGCAGCCCATAGGCGGACCTGGTGAAAATTCCTATGGCTCCGTGCTGAAAGTACGTTTAACGCCTACAAGCGCGCCAACGAAGTCAGCGGCGTTCCATACGATATTGAAGATCGCGCCTACAAGCCCAGCGCGCCGCACACATATGCGCGTCAAGGATATGTACACACGTGAAGTGTTTATGTACGCAAATGTGTTTAGTGAGTTTAACGCGCTGCACGTGCCACACGCGGCAGGAGTAACGCGCGCGCAGTTTAGTGCCGCGCCACAAATGTTATATGCTTCGTTGAAAGACGACACtgagtttataatttttgaggATTTAACCGCTGCAGATTTTGCAATCAACTCACGCACCAATCTACCCACCTATGATTTGGTGGTGTGCGCCTTTCGTGCGCTCGCGCAGTTGCATGCTATGTCGTTTGTGCTGCAAGCGCGGCAGCCGGCGCACTTTGCCGCGTTGGTCGCACAAATGGATGACAACCTCTTTACGCCGGACATGGAGGAAGTGTCAGTGGAGTTTGGCAAGAAATATGTGCGGCGCACGCGTCATTTGCTCGAGGCAGACTTGAAGTTGAGCGGTGAAGATACGCCAGAGATGCGTGAGGTGCTGCAGGCGCTACATAAGATTGAGGATAATTTTCAAGGCATTTGCTTGGATGCAGTCGATGGCGCGGCGTATGCGCCCTACTCGGTTATATGTCACGGCGATTTCTGGAATAACAACATACTCTACAAATTCGATGTAAGTTTGTTTTTATGTGCCAAGTAAGAGTTTGGGAAACGCGCATAAAGtggctctatataagcaaagcaggcaccgtgcctggccagtgcttaggtgactgtcGCGCCGTGATGTTGTGTTATTTGAAAGTCaggcggtaaattcgcgggaagctggcagCCAGTTGGCGCTATATAAGCAAGGCAgacaccgtgcctggccagtgcttaggtgactgtcGCGCCGTGATGATGTGTTATTTGAAAGCCaggcggtaaattcgcgggaagcagGCAGCCAGTTGGCGCTATATAAGCAAGGCAgacaccgtgcctggccagtgcttgggtgactgtcgcgccgtgatgttatgttatttgaaagccaggcggtaaattcgcgggaagctggcagCCAGTTGGCGCTATATAAGCAAAgtaggcaccgtgcctggccagtgcttaggtgactgtcgcgccgtgatgttatgttatttgaaagccaggcggtaaattcgcgggaagctggcagCCAGTTGGCGCTATATAAGCGAAgtaggcaccgtgcctggccagtgcttaggtgactgtcGCGCCGTGATGTTGTGTTATTTGAAAGTCaggcggtaaattcgcgggaagctggcagCCAGTTGGCGCTATATAAGCAAAgtaggcaccgtgcctggccagtgcttaggtgactgtcGCGCCGTGATGTTGTGTTATTTGAAAGCCaggcggtaaattcgcgggaagctggcagccagttggcgctatataagcaaagcaggcaccgtgcctggccagtgcttaggtgactgtcgcgccgtgatgttatgttatttgaaagccaggcggtaaattcgcgggaagctggcagCCAGTTGGCGCTATATAAGCAaggcaggcaccgtgcctggccgtGTGCTTAGGTGACTGTCGCGCCGTGATGAGTTGGCCTTATTTGGCAAGCCaggcggtaaattcgcgggaagctggcagCCAGTTGGCGCTATATAAGCAAGGCAgacaccgtgcctggccagtgcttaggtgactgtcGCGCCGTGATGTTGTGTTATTTGAAAGTCaggcggtaaattcgcgggaagctggcagCCAGTTGGCGCTATATAAGCAAGGCAgacaccgtgcctggccagtgcttaggtgactgtcGCGCCGTGATGTTGTGTTATTTGAAAGCCaggcggtaaattcgcgggaagctggcagCCAGTTGGCGCTATATAAGCAAAgtaggcaccgtgcctggccagtgcttaggtgactgtcGCGCCGTGATGTTGTGTTATTTGAAAGTCaggcggtaaattcgcgggaagctggcagCCAGTTGGCGCTATATAAGCAAAgtaggcaccgtgcctggccagtgcttaggtgactgtgCGCCGTGATGTTGTGTTATTTGAAAGCCaggcggtaaattcgcgggaagctggcagCCAGTTGGCGCTATATAAGCGAAgtaggcaccgtgcctggccagtgcttaggtgactgtcGCGCCGTGATGTTGTGTTATTAGAAAGTCAgacggtaaattcgcgggaagcagGCAGCCAGTTGGCGCTATATAAGCAAGGCAgacaccgtgcctggccagtgcttgggtgactgtcgcgccgtgatgttatgttatttgaaagtcacgcggtgACTTCAGGAGAAGcaggctctatataagaaaggCAGGCACAGTACCTGGCCAGTGTTTAGGTATATTTGTACAATCCACTGCCTTTCAAAATGTTTCCCAAactaaagagaaaaaaataaattcaatatttaccTATAAAACATTCAAATCTTATTCAACACCATATTATTGCAGtccaacaacaaacaacgcAACACCGCCATCAAGGCCAAACTGATTGACTTTCAAATTTCGCGCTACTCACCGCCAATCTTGGATCTGGTACACTATCTTTACGCTTGCACAGAGAAACCGCTACGCGATGCGCATTTCAATGAATTCATGCAAATCTATTACGACACATTGGCACAGTTCATACGCGACTACGAATTGGACCCTGCTGTCCTATATCCCGAAACAATATTCCGCCAACAATTAAGACAATTCGGCGTCTATGGTTATTGCATGTCCGCGTTTGCAGTGCCATTCTTCGTGTCGAATGCGAGTGAATTGCCAGATTTGGATAAAGTCTCCGAGGCCATACAAGAACTCTCCTCATCGTCGTCGTCATCGTCCGCATCGGACAGTTCAGACACAGATGCAGCAAGTGATGACGGGAACGGAGCACGACAAAGTGAAGTAACGCGGCAGCGGCAGAagaacaaccacaacaaaacaATGTCTACAAAAAGTCAAAACGCCGCAGAGTTGGTCGATGAACTGGATATTTTGACAGAGCGCACGCTGCCTATATTTAAAAGACGCATGATTGGCAATATTTTAGATTTGCAGAAGTACCACATGCTTGAAGCTGTATTGAAGTATTAATATGTGAATGTGAAAGGAAGAAAGTAGTCAGTGGGATAAAGAGAGAAAAATGGGTATCGGAGAAAGTGAATAAGAGAGGGAAAGAGAGAAAGGAGGTGGAAGGAAATAGAGAGTGAGAGAGAGGTAGGGAAATTGAAAGAGTGAGGAAAATAGGGAGAAAGAGAGGGAAATAGTGAGCGAGAGTGGGGGAAATAGAAAGAGAGAGGGGGAAATAGAAAGAGAGAGGGGGAAATAGAAAGAGAGAGGGGGAAATAGAAAGAGAGAGGGGAAAAAAGAGAGAGAGGGAAATAGGAAGAAAGAGAGGAAAATAGTGAGCGACAGAGGGAAAAGGAGAGAGAGAGGGGgggaaagagagagagagagggaaagagagagagagagggaaagagagagagagagggaaagagagagagagagggaaagAGAGAGAGgggaaagagagagagagggaaagAGAGAGAGGGAAAGAGAGAGCATTGGCAAAGAGGCAGAGATAGAAAAAGAGAGAAATAGTGTGGTGTATAGCAGACTGTGGTGAAAGTATTTAGTTGTTCAAGGAAGTTGTACAAAATGAAAGGATTATTTTGGCAACAAACTGCTTAAATTGAGTTACTCACAAAAGCATtccagtaaaaaaattttagaagagAATTGTATATATTGAATTCAGCTATAATAGGCGCTTCAGAAAGTTACTTCAATTGAGTCAGTTAGTGTTTATTTCCACTATTAAAAGTATTAATGCAAACAATTagctaattgactcaattaagtcGCCAATAAACGTGTTTAAACTCATTAAGTTTATTAGAAAGTGGCTTAGTAGGGCTGCACAccatattataattattttaataacaaagtGCCATGTAGTGCCGTTAGAGTGAGGCGTGAACTCATTAATTGTGTTgataattatgttaaattatatagtttttattaattggCGCAATAGTAAAAACTTTGTAACAGTGTTGTGCCTTTGATATTGAAGGTATTTACATttgtaataaaagaaaaatagtaaaagatagtgaaaaatatttgctactatatttataactgtataaattgttgttatatatgtatgtatgtagaggtAGTGATTAATTAGCAGAATTAAAATACTATAGAAGCTAACAAAGGTACCTATtgtgaattaaaataaagaaaaagttcttaaattaaacaaaatacaaaacgaaaaatagtagaaataaacaacaactacaaaaatgtgatttaaagcaattgtACAAAGCAgagtaatatttataataacagTTTTTGCTTGTAATAcaactaattatttaaataaaccaATTAGTTACGTATAACagttatgttgtttttgttttttgttagttttaatTACTTGTgtgttttatatttcttttgtgAGCACAAAAGTTTGTGAACTGTGACGCTTTTTCTGGCGCTTTCAGTTAAACAAAAATAGTGTCCGAAAAtgctttgtgtgtgtatgtaaaatatataataatttttttttattaatttgtatatatatttcattattacttGGCTAATACAATTTCCATGTCAGcgcttaaaattaaatttctatttaatataaattcaaataaagtaaaattaacaataatatgtatatttgaaattgtttggGCGCAAAAAAGTGTGGtaaaaaattccatttaatATAAACACAGTGTGTAGAGTAGCTATGCCTACAACTATTACATAcagttatatataatataaaggtTACTAAGTTTTTGATTACAAATAGCGTCTAAAAGAagtaaacaataaaagaaaagaatttttatctatacacatatatatataaagtgatTTAGTTACTGtgcatgtacttacatatatatatacatattacaagTGCTACATGCGCCAGCAACTAAGCCTGTGTGTAACTTAATGCTAACTGTATTTTGATAGAAtggtgtatatagtatatatagtgtttgttgttgttagcaaaTTGCTCGCATGTGTGTATTGTCAAGCGTTTGAGCAGGAAAAAGTTAAATCATTGTTTGACGGCGAAACTTATTCGTTGTTAATCATTTTATTTACTGCTTACATGttagttgttgtaattttatttaccgTATATGTTCAATAATGATTTATTTACAGGTGtttacgtatgtgtgtgtgtgtctagaatacttaaaataatatttcacgaTATTTTATCAATTCTTACGCCTCAAAGATATTTTAGCAACGAAATTAGTTTgcgaaaaagttgttttttaaaaacaaaattagaattttattaacatttatgcatattttttggtCTCTTGGTGTCTTTCACATTTGCgaattgttgaaatatttagttattggcTTTATTGCTTATAAGAACGTTTAAAATATGTCACAACACTTGACGCGCGCATTTAGTTTTTGGTGTCTTTCgtagtttgtgtttttgttgcaatatataaaaaattaaaatttaatattagaagttaatagaaagcaaaaacaaaagtatttacgtttaaaataaacaattttacttATGAATGTGcgaacttaaattttaatttgtggtggaaaacgaaattttttaacatttgtaTTGAACGTAAGGC from Bactrocera tryoni isolate S06 chromosome 5, CSIRO_BtryS06_freeze2, whole genome shotgun sequence includes these protein-coding regions:
- the LOC120779001 gene encoding uncharacterized protein LOC120779001, with the translated sequence MLESRPKQNIAVKSVPADAASLEQQSDSLSPQVLDAYRELANRNAIDDFELSVQPIGGPGENSYGSVLKVRLTPTSAPTKSAAFHTILKIAPTSPARRTHMRVKDMYTREVFMYANVFSEFNALHVPHAAGVTRAQFSAAPQMLYASLKDDTEFIIFEDLTAADFAINSRTNLPTYDLVVCAFRALAQLHAMSFVLQARQPAHFAALVAQMDDNLFTPDMEEVSVEFGKKYVRRTRHLLEADLKLSGEDTPEMREVLQALHKIEDNFQGICLDAVDGAAYAPYSVICHGDFWNNNILYKFDSNNKQRNTAIKAKLIDFQISRYSPPILDLVHYLYACTEKPLRDAHFNEFMQIYYDTLAQFIRDYELDPAVLYPETIFRQQLRQFGVYGYCMSAFAVPFFVSNASELPDLDKVSEAIQELSSSSSSSSASDSSDTDAASDDGNGARQSEVTRQRQKNNHNKTMSTKSQNAAELVDELDILTERTLPIFKRRMIGNILDLQKYHMLEAVLKY